One Sulfurimonas sp. C5 genomic region harbors:
- the glyQ gene encoding glycine--tRNA ligase subunit alpha, producing the protein MITFSEMLLKLQEFWMKEGCNIVQPYDIPAGAGTFHPATFLRSLDSTPWATAYVAPSRRPTDGRYGENPNRLGSYYQFQAIIKPSPDNIQELYLKSLEYLGLDVSKHDIRFIEDNWESPTLGAWGLGWEVWLNGMEVTQFTYFQQVGGIECKPVTAEITYGTERLAMYLQGVDTVFDIVWNIDKDGNKTYYKDVHKESEVEFSKYHFEVADTAMLFDEFNAKSAECLRTLEAGLPLPAYDLCMMASHVFNVLDARKAISQTERQNYILKIRELSRGCAELYKAQEEERNKRVNG; encoded by the coding sequence ATGATTACGTTTAGCGAAATGTTATTAAAACTACAAGAGTTCTGGATGAAAGAGGGTTGTAATATTGTACAGCCTTATGATATCCCAGCTGGAGCTGGAACTTTCCATCCGGCTACTTTTTTGCGATCACTTGATTCTACACCATGGGCAACTGCTTATGTAGCACCTTCACGTCGTCCGACAGATGGACGTTACGGTGAAAATCCAAACCGTCTTGGATCATATTACCAGTTTCAGGCGATCATTAAACCTTCACCGGATAATATTCAAGAGTTATATCTGAAATCTTTGGAGTATCTTGGTTTAGATGTTTCAAAACACGATATCCGTTTTATTGAGGATAACTGGGAATCTCCGACACTTGGTGCTTGGGGACTAGGCTGGGAAGTATGGTTAAACGGTATGGAAGTTACACAGTTTACATATTTTCAACAAGTTGGTGGGATTGAGTGTAAACCCGTAACTGCCGAGATTACATACGGAACTGAACGTCTTGCGATGTACCTGCAAGGTGTAGATACTGTTTTTGACATCGTATGGAATATCGATAAAGATGGTAATAAAACATACTATAAAGATGTACATAAAGAGAGTGAAGTAGAGTTCTCTAAATATCACTTCGAAGTAGCAGATACAGCTATGCTTTTTGATGAATTCAATGCAAAAAGTGCTGAATGTCTAAGAACATTAGAAGCTGGGCTTCCACTGCCGGCATACGATCTTTGTATGATGGCTTCACATGTATTTAACGTACTTGATGCAAGAAAAGCGATCTCTCAAACTGAAAGACAAAACTACATTTTGAAAATTCGTGAACTTTCTCGTGGTTGTGCTGAACTGTATAAAGCGCAAGAGGAAGAGAGAAACAAAAGAGTAAACGGCTAA
- a CDS encoding DUF3972 domain-containing protein: protein MQWMLDEEYSKMTGLELSAIDDLIERGKLTVKVEDGIRYIDPSKGATESVVPAKLQELAQRNIHEMVVQPEFVEKTIGTIINLHEKVLDAKDETIESIKTENEFLREALASLQELYDEDRKTIHTLQEQLKLSQQEVEFMRRKYKLMWNKAIDEHTSK from the coding sequence ATGCAGTGGATGCTTGACGAAGAATATAGCAAAATGACCGGACTTGAACTTAGTGCGATCGATGATTTGATTGAACGTGGCAAGTTGACTGTAAAGGTTGAAGACGGTATTCGCTATATAGATCCTTCAAAAGGTGCCACTGAATCTGTTGTGCCTGCAAAATTACAGGAATTGGCACAAAGAAACATCCATGAGATGGTTGTGCAGCCTGAATTTGTTGAAAAAACTATAGGAACAATAATAAATCTTCATGAGAAAGTTCTTGACGCAAAAGATGAAACGATTGAGTCAATTAAAACGGAAAATGAATTTTTAAGAGAAGCATTAGCCTCTCTTCAAGAACTTTATGATGAAGATAGAAAAACAATCCACACCCTTCAAGAACAACTTAAACTCTCTCAACAGGAAGTAGAGTTTATGAGACGTAAATACAAACTTATGTGGAATAAAGCGATCGACGAGCATACTTCTAAATGA
- the raiA gene encoding ribosome-associated translation inhibitor RaiA translates to MNISLTGRNIELTESMKAHMTSSIDALKKYNMDIISANAIASSMHKKGKEHFNIEFVLNLPQKHTIVINQNDADLHAAIDIALERSEKALRRLHDREVDHHKVGLNEIKAENVDVKEATAEIEDEIVPVELELYKPREVEDVLNDLKESGKMFDIFIDHENKTRVLYKRNDGKFGLY, encoded by the coding sequence ATGAATATCTCTCTAACTGGTAGAAATATCGAACTTACAGAATCTATGAAAGCACATATGACTAGCTCTATCGATGCTCTTAAAAAATACAATATGGATATTATTTCAGCAAATGCAATAGCAAGCTCTATGCATAAAAAGGGAAAAGAGCACTTCAATATTGAATTTGTTTTAAATTTACCGCAAAAACATACTATTGTTATCAATCAAAACGATGCTGATCTTCATGCGGCAATCGACATTGCTTTAGAGCGTTCAGAGAAAGCTCTTCGCCGTCTTCATGACAGAGAAGTTGATCATCACAAAGTTGGTCTTAACGAAATCAAAGCAGAAAATGTTGATGTTAAAGAAGCTACTGCAGAGATTGAAGATGAAATTGTACCTGTTGAGCTTGAACTTTATAAACCTCGTGAAGTTGAAGATGTTTTAAATGATTTAAAAGAATCTGGAAAAATGTTTGACATTTTCATTGATCATGAAAACAAAACTCGTGTTCTTTATAAAAGAAACGACGGGAAATTTGGTCTATATTAA
- the purE gene encoding 5-(carboxyamino)imidazole ribonucleotide mutase, giving the protein MKFVSIVIGSRSDYEVMKSCSDTLEAFGVNYEMIISSAHRSPERTKEYIVEAEKKGAQVFIAAAGMAAHLAGVLSSKTVKPIIGVPMSASALSGIDALLSTVQMPAGMPVATVAIGKAGAINSAYLAMQILALENEELAIKLKEDRIAKAKKVEMDSQEIETIIG; this is encoded by the coding sequence ATGAAGTTTGTTTCTATTGTAATAGGCTCAAGAAGTGACTATGAAGTTATGAAGTCGTGTTCTGACACGTTAGAGGCTTTTGGTGTGAATTATGAGATGATTATCTCATCTGCACACAGATCGCCTGAAAGAACGAAAGAATACATTGTTGAAGCAGAAAAAAAAGGTGCACAAGTATTTATTGCAGCAGCTGGTATGGCAGCGCATTTAGCAGGTGTTTTATCTTCTAAAACTGTTAAACCAATCATCGGTGTACCGATGTCTGCATCAGCTTTAAGTGGTATTGATGCACTTTTATCTACTGTTCAAATGCCAGCTGGAATGCCAGTTGCTACAGTGGCAATAGGTAAAGCCGGTGCGATCAATTCAGCATATTTGGCAATGCAAATTTTAGCTCTTGAAAACGAAGAGTTAGCTATCAAATTAAAAGAAGATAGAATTGCAAAAGCTAAAAAAGTTGAGATGGATTCACAAGAGATAGAAACTATCATAGGCTAA
- a CDS encoding EAL domain-containing protein gives MQKLEELIELYNALSLCNEAINDIDNEEELFALVCQRILDVSHITMAWIGFANEDETKLEPFSYCGEGTHYVKDISISIQDSDLGNGPSGITYKTNTPYWCQDFLQDPHTAPWHETALQFGWKASAAIPIHRKDKVIGTLNLYSIRLNAFTQHIQDLILKMVSSLDTALTNLENNRAREEAENARNESFNLLSSIINSLPTRVFWKDQNLIYMGCNTVFANDAGKESTDQIIGKSDYDMPWKEQAELYNNDDKEVMDSGKPKLFFDEPQTTLDGDIMWLRTSKVPLKNSSGDIIGIIGIYDNITQQKLTENQLKQSQEHLHAIIENEPACVKLIDQQGIPVDMNPAGLEMLEVSSLEELQKHPLTDYLLPEWREPFIQLHQKVMQGESGSLTFEIRGAKGTRRWLETHAVPMKDSDGNVETLLGLTRDVTEKKASEERILFMANFDTLTQLPNRANMESKIEYTIALSQKNRWTFSLMFLDIDNFKDINDTLGHDIGDKLLIALANRLKGTLRAEDTLAHFGGDEFIILLPNTDTHQAQEIAKKFLAKVYQPFAVDQHRLTVTASIGISIYPDDGTTTETLYKNADNAMYRAKYNGKNNYSFFTEEMQQTAQRNLQLSNAMHDAIMNNEFYLTYQPQISTINHELIGVETLLRWIHPQLGFISPAEFIPLAESNGLILSIGKWVMENAVSQLKTWFENGLESINLSINLSAVQFNQSDLSDQINEVLQKFNFPAKYIDLELTESAIMGNPQLTINTIETLKQLGIKISIDDFGTGYSSLSYLKKFQVNKLKIDQSFVRDITTDPEDKAIVEAIINLSKSLGLKTIAEGVETLEQLEHLQSSGCDEIQGYFFSKPLTAAEFEEKYLTPKK, from the coding sequence ATGCAAAAACTTGAAGAACTTATTGAACTGTATAATGCCTTGTCACTTTGCAACGAAGCTATTAATGATATAGACAATGAAGAAGAGCTGTTTGCTCTCGTATGCCAGAGAATTCTTGACGTCAGTCATATTACAATGGCATGGATTGGTTTTGCAAATGAAGATGAAACCAAGTTAGAGCCTTTTTCATACTGCGGAGAAGGTACTCATTATGTAAAAGATATATCTATCTCCATTCAAGATAGTGATCTTGGAAATGGACCAAGTGGAATTACTTATAAGACTAATACACCTTATTGGTGTCAAGATTTTTTACAAGATCCCCATACGGCTCCATGGCATGAAACAGCTTTACAATTTGGTTGGAAAGCATCTGCTGCAATTCCAATTCACCGTAAAGACAAGGTGATAGGTACACTTAATCTTTATTCTATACGCCTTAATGCTTTTACTCAACATATTCAAGATCTTATTCTCAAAATGGTAAGCTCACTTGATACAGCACTCACAAACTTAGAAAACAATAGAGCAAGGGAAGAAGCTGAAAATGCACGTAATGAGTCTTTTAATCTTCTTTCTTCGATCATAAATTCACTTCCTACAAGAGTTTTTTGGAAAGATCAAAATTTAATTTATATGGGCTGTAATACAGTTTTTGCAAATGATGCGGGTAAAGAGTCAACTGATCAGATCATAGGGAAAAGCGACTATGATATGCCATGGAAAGAGCAAGCCGAACTCTATAATAATGATGATAAAGAGGTTATGGATTCTGGTAAACCTAAACTCTTTTTTGATGAACCACAAACAACTCTAGATGGAGACATCATGTGGCTTAGAACTTCAAAAGTTCCTTTAAAAAACTCTTCTGGAGATATTATCGGTATTATCGGTATATATGATAACATAACCCAACAAAAGCTTACAGAAAACCAACTCAAACAAAGTCAAGAACATCTCCATGCAATTATTGAAAATGAACCGGCTTGTGTCAAACTTATCGATCAACAAGGTATACCTGTAGATATGAATCCTGCCGGTTTGGAAATGCTTGAAGTAAGCTCACTTGAAGAGCTTCAAAAACATCCTTTGACAGACTACCTACTTCCTGAATGGCGTGAACCTTTTATCCAACTTCACCAAAAAGTGATGCAGGGGGAAAGCGGCAGTTTGACTTTTGAAATCAGGGGAGCAAAAGGGACACGCCGTTGGCTTGAAACCCATGCAGTCCCTATGAAGGACAGTGATGGCAATGTAGAAACGCTTCTTGGCTTGACAAGAGACGTGACAGAAAAGAAAGCTTCAGAAGAGCGTATCTTGTTTATGGCTAACTTTGATACTTTGACACAGCTTCCAAATAGAGCAAATATGGAGTCAAAAATAGAATATACCATTGCTCTTTCTCAAAAAAATCGCTGGACCTTCTCTTTAATGTTTTTAGATATTGACAATTTTAAAGATATTAACGATACTCTCGGACACGATATTGGGGACAAACTGCTAATAGCACTTGCAAATAGACTCAAAGGAACTCTTCGTGCTGAAGACACACTCGCACATTTTGGAGGTGATGAGTTTATAATACTTCTGCCAAATACGGATACTCATCAGGCTCAAGAAATAGCAAAAAAATTTTTAGCAAAAGTCTATCAACCATTTGCTGTAGATCAACATAGGCTGACTGTTACTGCTTCAATTGGAATCTCCATATATCCTGATGATGGGACTACAACGGAAACACTATACAAAAATGCAGATAATGCCATGTATCGAGCAAAGTATAACGGGAAAAACAACTATTCATTTTTTACTGAAGAGATGCAGCAAACTGCACAAAGGAATTTACAACTAAGTAATGCTATGCATGATGCTATAATGAATAATGAATTTTATCTTACCTACCAACCCCAAATCTCAACTATAAATCATGAACTAATAGGCGTAGAGACACTGCTTAGATGGATACATCCTCAACTTGGATTCATCTCACCTGCCGAATTTATACCATTAGCAGAATCAAACGGCTTGATCTTAAGCATTGGAAAATGGGTTATGGAAAATGCAGTTTCACAGCTCAAAACCTGGTTTGAAAATGGTTTAGAGTCTATAAATTTATCGATTAATTTATCTGCCGTACAATTTAATCAATCTGACCTTAGTGATCAAATTAATGAAGTTTTACAAAAATTCAACTTTCCTGCAAAATATATAGACTTAGAATTGACAGAAAGTGCGATTATGGGTAATCCTCAATTAACAATCAATACGATTGAAACTCTCAAACAATTAGGTATTAAGATATCGATCGATGATTTTGGAACAGGTTACTCCAGCCTCAGTTATCTGAAAAAATTTCAAGTCAATAAACTTAAAATAGATCAATCATTTGTTCGCGATATCACAACAGATCCTGAAGACAAAGCAATTGTTGAAGCAATTATCAACCTATCAAAAAGTCTCGGGCTAAAAACAATTGCCGAAGGGGTTGAAACACTCGAACAACTAGAACATCTTCAAAGTAGTGGTTGTGATGAAATTCAAGGGTACTTTTTTTCAAAACCGTTAACGGCTGCAGAATTTGAGGAGAAATATCTTACACCAAAGAAATAA
- a CDS encoding ARMT1-like domain-containing protein, whose protein sequence is MKIDEACVGCLINQSIKVANAIKADAALAKQLTSTVENMSETFSYEQTPPEIAADIYEIMAEIAHKKDLYDEVKQHSTQKALTFVPQLKEKLEKSENKLLTATKIAVAGNVIDLAAEVEFDLYEELENIFHIDFAHNDFAKLKEQLEKAQTILVIGDNVGEHIFDHLFIETLQELYPSKEFTYMVRGNPIINDVTMTEAKEAGFDQLCNLVDSGVNTPGFTYSRATSEAQQLFDNSDIIISKGMGNYECMSPSHRDNICFLLKVKCSVVAASLGKNIGDIICKLL, encoded by the coding sequence ATGAAAATAGATGAAGCCTGTGTCGGTTGTCTTATCAACCAAAGCATTAAGGTGGCAAATGCTATAAAAGCAGATGCAGCTCTTGCAAAACAATTAACTTCAACTGTAGAGAATATGAGTGAAACATTCTCTTACGAACAGACACCTCCGGAAATTGCAGCAGATATATATGAGATAATGGCAGAAATCGCCCATAAAAAAGATCTATACGATGAGGTGAAACAACACTCTACACAAAAAGCTCTTACTTTTGTACCCCAGCTCAAAGAGAAATTAGAAAAAAGTGAAAATAAACTTTTAACAGCAACAAAAATTGCAGTAGCAGGCAATGTAATTGATCTTGCTGCAGAAGTAGAATTTGATCTGTATGAAGAGTTAGAAAACATTTTTCATATAGATTTTGCCCATAACGATTTTGCAAAACTAAAAGAACAACTCGAAAAAGCACAAACAATTTTAGTGATCGGAGATAATGTTGGAGAACATATTTTTGACCATCTTTTTATAGAAACTCTACAAGAACTGTATCCTTCTAAAGAGTTTACTTATATGGTTAGAGGAAATCCAATCATTAATGATGTCACAATGACTGAAGCAAAAGAAGCAGGATTTGATCAATTATGCAATTTGGTTGATAGTGGTGTAAATACTCCCGGTTTTACATATTCACGAGCTACAAGTGAAGCACAACAGTTATTTGATAATTCAGATATAATTATATCTAAGGGTATGGGTAATTATGAATGTATGAGCCCAAGCCATAGAGATAACATCTGTTTTTTATTGAAAGTAAAGTGTAGTGTAGTTGCAGCTTCTTTAGGTAAAAATATAGGTGATATAATTTGTAAATTACTATAA
- a CDS encoding type II secretion system protein produces the protein MMKKRAAFTMLELIFVIVVMGFLGTYGVEFLARAYSNFIFTKVNDDLQSRSETAVEFIAKRLEFRIKKSSRAINTTAGTWNYIHGGISDDNADVLEWIAADDDGFRGTTFPLWSGVIDLTSSTNNALVSPGSDFGGVSALISNLSDSTLNDSAIYFIDSKFSFTNPWGYNGAIANQDETLHPIQTTGVNDTLAPNGSNFSGKEISEYYKLTWTANAVRLENYNNATKMGDLYFYYDYQPWQGEAYTSGKRVLLAEDISAFRFRSAGALIKIQVCAKSDLLKDENGEYALCKEKTVF, from the coding sequence ATGATGAAAAAACGTGCTGCATTTACAATGCTTGAACTGATATTTGTTATTGTTGTCATGGGTTTTCTTGGTACATATGGTGTAGAGTTTTTAGCACGGGCATATAGTAATTTTATCTTTACTAAAGTCAATGATGATTTGCAGTCAAGAAGTGAAACAGCCGTTGAATTTATTGCAAAAAGATTAGAATTTCGTATCAAAAAATCTTCTCGGGCAATTAATACCACAGCAGGAACTTGGAACTATATACATGGTGGAATAAGTGATGACAACGCAGACGTTTTAGAATGGATAGCAGCAGATGATGATGGCTTTAGGGGTACAACCTTCCCTTTATGGAGTGGTGTTATAGATCTTACTAGTAGTACAAATAATGCTTTAGTATCCCCTGGTAGTGACTTTGGAGGAGTTAGTGCCCTAATTTCAAATTTAAGCGATTCCACTCTTAATGATTCTGCAATCTATTTTATTGATTCAAAGTTCTCTTTTACAAATCCGTGGGGATACAATGGAGCAATCGCAAATCAAGATGAAACTCTTCATCCAATTCAAACAACAGGAGTAAATGACACTTTAGCTCCTAATGGTTCTAATTTTTCAGGAAAAGAAATTTCTGAATATTACAAACTCACGTGGACAGCTAATGCAGTTAGACTAGAAAACTACAATAATGCAACAAAAATGGGTGATCTTTATTTTTACTATGATTATCAACCATGGCAAGGAGAAGCATATACAAGTGGAAAAAGAGTTTTACTTGCTGAAGATATTAGTGCTTTTAGATTTCGTTCAGCTGGTGCACTCATAAAAATCCAGGTTTGTGCAAAAAGCGATTTGCTAAAAGATGAAAATGGAGAATATGCATTATGCAAAGAAAAAACAGTATTTTAA
- the recG gene encoding ATP-dependent DNA helicase RecG, producing MELTKDQETKFKKLGINSVLELALTIPSSYEDYRVETSLQTAKPQVIDATIESVYCAPNSLQITFYAHNFGHIIQGVIFKPKPYMMHAFSVGQRDYFYGLIDCKMGHCSMTMPKKITQIGKITAKYRSSLRNDVMNRLVSELITKENLVQAGLKEKYAQEILTLHFPEQVPQKELREFSLQTLKYLELFIYLSQLHKKRRYFKTLVTKEGEYTSWTQKLPFELTQEQQSAIEDIKSDFSKDVAARRMIVGDVGSGKTMVILASAYMMHPQKSILMAPTTILANQLFEEAQKFLDLKCVLVTNKTKKVDLNEYDFIIGTHALLYRELPQAGLVMVDEQHRFGTAQRSLLEKLVSSGEKKPHFLQFSATPIPRTQAMIEASHIDVSLITSTPFKKDIDSKVIHKSDFKDLLEHINSEIEKNNQVLLVYPLVEQSEVLEYQSIDEARAYWEKNFDNVYVTHGKDKEKEQVLLDFRENGNILIATTVVEVGISLPRLTTVVIVGAERLGLSTLHQLRGRVSRTGLKGYCYLYTNRQESKRLEEFVKTTNGFDIANLDLRYRKSGDLLKGLNQSGSQFRYFDFALDEDIVQEVKKDLVY from the coding sequence ATGGAGCTTACAAAAGATCAAGAGACAAAATTTAAAAAACTCGGTATTAACTCTGTACTGGAATTGGCTTTAACAATTCCATCTTCATATGAGGATTACAGAGTTGAGACTTCTCTCCAAACCGCTAAACCGCAAGTGATAGATGCGACTATAGAGTCTGTCTATTGTGCTCCAAACTCTCTACAAATAACTTTTTATGCTCACAACTTCGGACATATAATACAAGGTGTCATCTTTAAACCCAAACCTTACATGATGCATGCTTTTAGCGTAGGGCAGAGGGATTATTTTTATGGTTTAATTGACTGTAAAATGGGACATTGTTCGATGACTATGCCCAAAAAAATTACTCAGATCGGAAAAATCACTGCGAAATACAGATCAAGTTTGCGTAACGATGTAATGAACAGACTTGTAAGTGAATTGATTACAAAAGAGAATTTAGTTCAAGCTGGTCTGAAAGAGAAATATGCCCAAGAGATTCTCACACTCCATTTTCCTGAGCAAGTACCCCAAAAAGAGTTAAGAGAGTTTAGTTTACAGACACTGAAGTATCTTGAACTATTCATCTATCTCTCACAACTGCATAAAAAAAGAAGATATTTTAAAACATTGGTTACAAAAGAGGGTGAGTATACCTCTTGGACACAAAAGCTTCCTTTTGAACTTACACAAGAACAACAGAGTGCGATCGAAGATATTAAAAGTGATTTCTCTAAAGACGTAGCAGCAAGACGTATGATTGTCGGTGATGTTGGAAGCGGAAAAACAATGGTAATTCTTGCAAGTGCCTATATGATGCATCCGCAGAAAAGTATATTGATGGCACCTACTACTATCTTAGCAAATCAACTCTTTGAAGAAGCACAAAAGTTTTTAGATCTCAAATGTGTCCTTGTAACAAATAAGACAAAAAAAGTGGATCTCAATGAATATGATTTTATTATCGGAACACATGCATTGTTATACAGAGAACTGCCTCAGGCAGGATTGGTAATGGTAGATGAACAGCATCGCTTTGGAACTGCCCAGAGAAGCTTACTTGAAAAGCTTGTGAGTTCAGGAGAAAAAAAGCCTCACTTTTTACAGTTCTCGGCGACACCTATTCCTAGAACACAGGCAATGATTGAAGCATCTCATATAGATGTGAGTTTAATTACATCAACACCGTTTAAAAAAGATATAGATTCCAAAGTAATTCACAAAAGTGATTTTAAAGATCTTTTAGAACATATAAACAGTGAGATAGAAAAAAATAATCAAGTACTTTTAGTTTATCCCTTGGTAGAACAGAGTGAAGTTTTAGAATACCAAAGTATAGATGAAGCAAGAGCCTATTGGGAAAAAAATTTTGATAATGTGTATGTAACTCACGGAAAAGATAAAGAAAAAGAGCAAGTACTACTTGATTTTCGAGAAAACGGAAATATCTTAATTGCCACTACAGTAGTAGAAGTGGGAATTTCTTTGCCAAGATTGACGACGGTAGTAATTGTAGGTGCAGAGAGGTTAGGATTGTCAACTTTGCATCAACTTCGAGGTCGTGTGAGTCGTACGGGACTGAAAGGTTATTGTTATTTATATACAAACAGACAAGAGTCAAAAAGGCTTGAAGAGTTTGTCAAAACGACGAATGGTTTTGACATAGCAAATTTAGATTTACGTTATAGAAAAAGTGGAGACTTGTTAAAAGGTTTAAATCAAAGTGGAAGCCAGTTTAGATACTTTGACTTCGCACTTGATGAAGATATAGTTCAGGAGGTCAAGAAAGACCTAGTCTATTAA
- a CDS encoding type II secretion system protein has product MVKKPAFTMIELIFAIVVMSIAIVSLPVMTQTADKNTEASIVQEAIFASETILNESMAYYWDENSQFDESISGDLSRVINTSGCIASTPNKRIGHVNRRCLSDLAISVSNNPTVNTLDSLENTWNNQNVILNAPSGATYKAGYYATVNVTQSNLGGLQFGNTANNADLKEIALTIRDNSANIITTLRAYSANIGDIDIAKRTLP; this is encoded by the coding sequence GTGGTAAAAAAACCTGCCTTTACAATGATCGAACTTATCTTTGCCATTGTTGTCATGTCTATTGCAATTGTATCATTACCAGTAATGACACAAACTGCAGATAAAAATACAGAAGCCAGTATTGTTCAAGAAGCTATTTTTGCTTCTGAAACTATTTTAAATGAATCAATGGCTTATTATTGGGATGAAAATTCTCAATTTGATGAAAGTATATCAGGTGATTTATCAAGAGTAATTAATACATCAGGTTGTATTGCAAGTACTCCCAACAAAAGAATAGGACATGTTAATAGAAGATGTTTGAGTGATCTTGCTATAAGCGTTAGTAACAATCCTACTGTAAATACACTTGATAGTTTAGAAAATACGTGGAATAATCAAAATGTAATACTTAATGCACCTTCAGGTGCTACTTATAAAGCAGGATATTATGCAACTGTTAATGTTACACAATCTAACCTTGGTGGTTTACAATTTGGTAATACTGCAAATAATGCAGATCTAAAAGAGATTGCACTGACTATAAGAGACAATAGTGCAAATATAATAACTACCTTAAGAGCATACAGTGCTAATATTGGAGATATTGATATAGCGAAGAGGACTTTACCATGA